One window of the Triticum dicoccoides isolate Atlit2015 ecotype Zavitan chromosome 3B, WEW_v2.0, whole genome shotgun sequence genome contains the following:
- the LOC119279856 gene encoding aspartic proteinase nepenthesin-1-like yields the protein MARPAAALATVLALLLLPSVAEAAVGGRTPAHIPQLGQELWRKPAKSAPKAVINRPFRAPDKDRLGSAATDNAGLVVYKISVGVAEEVFSGVVDVATDFIWAQCPVSSDFTEVFCFSQTCQLALDEEDACGNSTSFTCPYAYQYGPGISTTGYISAEEVTAVGTHITGRALFGCSLASTVPLDGESGVLGFSRGPYSLLSQLKISRFSYFMLPDDADKPDSESVLLLGDDAVPQTNSSRSTPLLRNEAYPDLYYVKLTGIKVDDKSLSGIPAGTFDLAANGCSGGVVMSTLSPITYLQPAAYNALTRALASKIKSQPVRPKADDVADLRLCYNIQSVANLTFPKITLVFHGVDGRPAPMELTTAHYFIRENSTGLQCLTMLPTPAGSPVSSVLGSLLQTGTHMIYDLRGGSLTFEKGGSPAASETIGHVEFLIFSPPYIYSLPSTLDGSCSMISSRQRGRMNLAIQFC from the coding sequence ATGGCTCGGCCAGCCGCGGCGTTAGCGACAGTGCTCGCACTGCTCCTCCTGCCGTCAGTGGCCGAGGCGGCAGTCGGTGGCCGGACGCCGGCACACATTCCTCAGCTTGGGCAGGAGCTGTGGAGAAAGCCAGCAAAGTCCGCTCCGAAGGCCGTGATCAATCGTCCCTTCCGTGCGCCGGACAAGGACCGGCTGGGGAGCGCGGCCACCGACAACGCCGGGCTCGTCGTCTACAAGATCTCCGTCGGCGTCGCGGAGGAGGTCTTCTCCGGCGTCGTCGACGTCGCCACCGATTTCATCTGGGCGCAGTGCCCGGTGTCGTCGGATTTCACTGAAGTCTTCTGCTTCAGCCAGACTTGCCAGCTGGCGCTCGACGAGGAGGACGCCTGCGGAAACAGCACCAGCTTCACCTGCCCGTACGCGTACCAGTACGGACCGGGGATCAGCACCACCGGCTACATCTCCGCCGAGGAGGTCACCGCCGTCGGGACGCACATCACCGGCCGGGCGTTGTTCGGCTGCAGCCTCGCCAGCACGGTGCCACTCGACGGCGAGTCCGGCGTTCTTGGGTTCAGCAGGGGGCCCTACTCCCTCCTGTCGCAGCTCAAGATCTCAAGGTTCTCCTACTTCATGCTGCCCGACGACGCCGACAAGCCTGACTCCGAGAGCGTCCTCCTCCTCGGCGACGACGCGGTGCCCCAGACCAACAGCAGCCGCTCCACGCCGCTGCTCCGGAACGAAGCGTACCCCGACCTGTACTATGTCAAACTCACCGGCATCAAGGTCGACGACAAGTCCCTGAGTGGCATCCCGGCGGGGACGTTCGACCTGGCCGCCAACGGCTGCTCCGGTGGGGTGGTCATGAGCACGCTCTCCCCCATCACCTACCTCCAGCCGGCCGCCTACAACGCCTTGACGCGGGCGCTGGCGAGCAAGATCAAGTCACAGCCAGTCCGCCCAAAAGCCGACGACGTGGCCGATCTGCGGCTGTGCTACAACATCCAGTCGGTCGCCAACCTGACGTTCCCCAAGATCACGCTGGTGTTtcacggcgttgacggcaggccggCGCCCATGGAGCTCACTACGGCGCACTACTTCATCAGGGAAAACTCCACCGGGCTGCAGTGCCTCACCATGCTGCCCACGCCGGCGGGCTCGCCGGTCAGCTCCGTCCTGGGAAGCCTGCTGCAGACGGGCACCCACATGATCTACGACCTCCGCGGCGGCTCGCTGACTTTCGAGAAGGGCGGGTCGCCGGCGGCTTCCGAGACTATAGGACATGTTGAGTTTCTCATTTTCTCGCCACCTTATATATATTCACTCCCATCTACACTTGATGGTTCATGTAGCATGATTTCATCCCGCCAGCGAGGAAGAATGAATTTGGCTATTCAGTTCTGTTGA
- the LOC119278059 gene encoding uncharacterized protein LOC119278059: MATTAAAALSCSCSRSPSPSSTLLLRRTVSDFHRRPAHAGVRRPRLAPLHVVDDSKEVETRSETDRLVDGLNFGELCNDFECISSPYVESTARQIARDILEIRQDNRALSCYAVAVKYKDPLRSFVGREKYKRPLWITEALEKPTVTVQEMSMQSTSTLTIKWTLRGKPKNAFFAAAGGELVVRVDSQFVLNQISGQVLEHFESWDLSASSPLAQTYFWFSRRVYSTVEAGKDTIEAAKGVVSRLNKDDNLEVYPDPLGDPTKFFTRPDDLNQDVVQIGLFLAVLYFIVQFLKTTL; encoded by the exons atggccaccaccgccgccgccgctctctcctgctcctgctcccgGTCTCCCTCCCCTTCCTCCACGCTCCTCCTCCGGCGAACCGTCTCAGACTTCCACCGCCGACCTGCCCATGCCGGCGTCCGCCGACCCCGCCTCGCCCCCTTGCACG TGGTGGATGACTCCAAGGAGGTGGAGACGAGGTCGGAGACAGACAGGCTGGTGGACGGCCTGAACTTCGGGGAGCTGTGCAACGACTTCGAGTGCATAAGCAGCCCGTACGTGGAGTCCACGGCCAGGCAGATCGCCAGGGACATCCTCGAGATCCGCCAGGACAACCGCGCCCTCAGCTGCTACGCCGTCGCCGTCAAATACAAG GATCCTCTCAGGTCATTTGTGGGGCGTGAGAAGTACAAGAGGCCATTGTGGATCACCGAGGCCCTGGAAAAACCTACGGTG ACAGTCCAGGAAATGTCAATGCAATCCACAAGCACTCTGACCATCAAGTGGACGCTGAGGGGGAAACCCAAGAACGCCTTCTTTGCGGCCGCGGGAGGGGAGCTGGTCGTCCGCGTCGACTCGCAGTTTGTCCTGAACCAGATCAGCGGGCAGGTGTTGGAGCACTTCGAGTCTTGGGACCTCTCCGCGTCGTCCCCTCTCGCGCAGACCTACTTCTGGTTTTCCAGGAGGGTTTACTCCACCGTGGAGGCCGGCAAGGACACGATCGAGGCTGCCAAGGGCGTGGTGTCGCGGCTGAACAAAGACGACAATCTGGAGGTCTATCCCGACCCCCTGGGAGATCCCACTAAG TTTTTTACAAGGCCGGATGATCTGAACCAGGACGTGGTTCAGATTGGGCTCTTCCTGGCCGTCCTCTACTTCATTGTACAGTTCCTGAAAACGACTCTGTGA
- the LOC119278060 gene encoding thioredoxin F, chloroplastic-like — translation MALRLSVSSPQSTASSPAISSCRPAACGRFLACVAASQKRSLMAVSASDGRGVAPVKSGGLETATTGAGEVEAPTAAVAVTGQVTEVCKDTFWPIVKAAGEKPVVLDMYTQWCGPCKVMAPKFQEMSEKDHDVVFLKLDCNQDNRPLAKELGIRVVPTFKIFKDGKVAKEVTGAKIDELARAIEEVKSS, via the exons ATGGCGTTACGCCTCTCCGTCTCCTCGCCGCAGAGCACGGCCTCCTCGCCGGCCATCTCCTCATGCCGCCCCGCCGCCTGCGGCCGCTTCCTGGCCTGCGTGGCGGCTTCTCAGAAGAGGAGCCTGATGGCGGTGTCTGCCTCTGATGGGAGAGGAGTGGCTCCGGTGAAATCCGGCGGCTTGGAGACAGCCACGACGGGAGCCGGCGAGGTGGAAGCGCCCACAGCGGCGGTGGCGGTGACCGGGCAGGTCACGGAGGTCTGCAAGGACACCTTCTGGCCAATTGTCAAGGCAGCAGGGGAGAAGCCCGTCGTCCTCGACATGTACACCCAATG GTGCGGCCCTTGCAAAGTTATGGCACCAAAATTCCAGGAGATGTCTGAGAAGGACCACGACGTCGTGTTCCTCAAGCTTGATTGCAATCAAGACAACAGG CCTCTTGCAAAGGAGCTTGGCATAAGGGTTGTACCAACATTCAAGATTTTCAAGGATGGGAAGGTTGCAAAGGAGGTCACTGGTGCGAAGATTGATGAATTAGCGCGTGCGATTGAGGAAGTGAAGTCAAGCTGA
- the LOC119281945 gene encoding putative pentatricopeptide repeat-containing protein At5g37570 has translation MAARPNRNPRLDHLSRVLASDHPPPPAAAVHARLIRAHADTPPPVIRSLLNHAIRSLSKPRPHAALRLLLLMSRLPVSPDHFTVPFALNAAASLGLLRLGASLHSVALRLALAPTCLPVANALVALYAKCDDLPAAHAALADIPVPDAVSFNSLLCTHARLASVAAAESLFTSMPSRTQVSWNAMVVVYVNAGDFASAHRVFDEMPTRDSASWSVLIIGYCKSGSMQSARELFDKMPGKNLVTWTAMINGYAQCGQPKESLALFRGLEAAGIEPDAATMVGVISSASQIGSTVLAGWVGTYVDRKRIERNEKVLTALVDMHAKCGNVEQALNAFREIEHPDAYPYTALISGLATHGHAKLALQVFERMQAQAVRPDPITFVGVLTACSHAGLVDRGLGYWEAMVHEYGMNRRADHYACVVDMLGRAGRLEEAFEMVQTMPMGPHPGALGALLSACKTHDNAEIAEVVANKLFELEPRNTGNYILLSSIYAGRGQWEEAERVRSLMKTKLPFKQPGSSWF, from the coding sequence ATGGCGGCCCGACCAAACCGCAATCCACGCCTCGACCACCTCTCCCGCGTCCTCGCCTCCGACCACCCGCCCCCGCCGGCGGCCGCCGTCCACGCGCGCCTCATCCGCGCGCACGCCGACACCCCTCCACCCGTCATCCGCTCGCTCCTCAACCATGCCATCCGCAGCCTGTCCAAGCCGCGCCCTCACGCCGCGCTGCGCCTGCTCCTCCTCATGTCGCGCCTGCCCGTCTCCCCCGACCACTTCACCGTCCCCTTCGCGCTCAACGCCGCCGCGTCCCTCGGCCTCCTCCGGCTCGGCGCGTCCCTGCACTCCGTCGCGCTCCGCCTCGCGCTCGCCCCCACCTGCCTCCCCGTCGCTAACGCTCTCGTCGCCCTCTACGCCAAGTGCGACGACCTCCCTGCCGCGCACGCCGCGCTCGCCGACATCCCGGTGCCTGACGCCGTCTCGTTCAACTCTCTCCTCTGCACACACGCCCGACTCGCCTCTGTGGCCGCCGCCGAGTCACTCTTCACCTCCATGCCCTCCAGAACCCAGGTCTCCTGGAACGCCATGGTGGTCGTCTACGTCAATGCCGGTGACTTTGCCTCTGCTCACCGGGTTTTTGATGAAATGCCTACCAGAGATTCCGCCTCCTGGTCTGTGTTGATTATTGGATACTGCAAAAGCGGGTCGATGCAGAGCGCGCGGGAGCTGTTCGATAAAATGCCAGGGAAGAATCTTGTGACATGGACAGCGATGATAAATGGGTATGCTCAATGTGGGCAGCCTAAGGAGTCACTTGCGTTGTTTAGGGGACTAGAGGCTGCTGGGATTGAGCCAGATGCAGCCACCATGGTCGGAGTTATCTCCTCTGCTTCCCAGATAGGCAGCACAGTGTTAGCTGGGTGGGTTGGAACCTATGTTGACAGGAAGAGGATTGAAAGGAATGAGAAGGTGCTTACAGCACTGGTAGATATGCATGCCAAGTGCGGGAATGTCGAGCAGGCTCTCAATGCTTTTAGGGAGATTGAACATCCGGATGCATACCCTTACACTGCACTTATTAGTGGGCTGGCGACTCATGGGCACGCAAAGCTGGCACTTCAAGTGTTTGAACGGATGCAAGCTCAGGCAGTTAGACCTGATCCGATCACTTTCGTCGGAGTGCTTACTGCGTGCAGCCATGCAGGGCTTGTTGATAGAGGGTTGGGCTATTGGGAAGCAATGGTGCATGAGTATGGGATGAACCGTCGGGCAGATCACTATGCCTGTGTTGTCGACATGCTTGGTCGTGCAGGGAGGCTTGAGGAGGCTTTTGAGATGGTCCAAACAATGCCGATGGGGCCCCATCCAGGTGCTCTTGGTGCCCTGCTTAGTGCGTGCAAGACGCACGACAATGCTGAGATTGCTGAAGTTGTTGCAAATAAGCTTTTTGAGTTGGAACCTCGAAATACTGGGAACTATATACTGCTGTCGAGTATATATGCTGGGAGAGGACAATGGGAGGAGGCAGAAAGAGTTCGGTCGCTGATGAAAACAAAATTACCCTTCAAACAGCCAGGGTCTAGTTGGTTTTAG